TATTAGTCCTTTTTATATTTACCTTCCTTATAATCGGCGAGCTTAACAAGTACGACAAATCTCTTACCAAAGAAAGGCTGCTTACGGCAGCAAATCTTAGCACTGAAGTTTTAGTTCCTACACTTAGAAACCCAGACATTGATAGAGTGCAGAGTGTTGTCTCTAACCTCGGTGAAAAAACTGGCGTAAGGATCACTGTAATTGACGCCAAGGGAATTGTGCTTGGGGATTCGACTAAAAATCCAAGAGAGATGGAAAATCACTCTGCAAGGCCTGAGATAGTTCAGGCATATAATAATCAGATCGGAGAAAGTACACGCTATAGCTCAACACTTCAAAAGGAAATGTTCTATGTCGCTGTTCCCTACTCATCAAATAATGGGCAAGCACCTACTGTGATAAGAACAGCACTACCTCTTAGTATAATCGAGCAAGCCTTAATACCACTTGAGTCAAAAGTCATATATATGGGCATAGGGATGACACTTCTCGCACTAATTTTATCTCTATTGGTGTCGAGAACTACAACTAGATCTCTTTCGGGAATTATTAACATCTCAGAAGAACTCGCTAAGGGAAACTTGAATGTAGATATACCAGTGTCTGAAAGTAAGGGTGAGATACCTAAGATAACAAAAGCTCTAAACCACATGACTCAAAAGCTAAATGAAGTGTTTAAACAACTCTCTTATGAAAAAAACCAGCTTGAGGCAGTACTAAGTGCTATGAGTGAGGGCGTAATGGTGGTATCGGCAAAGGGAAACATAGTTATAATAAATGATGCCTTAACTAAAATGTTCAATCTTGTGGATAAACCAGTCCAAAAGCCATTCTGGGAAGTACTAAGAAACAGGGAAGTCATAACGCTTATTGAAAGCGTTCTTGAGGAGTGGCAGCCTGACACAAAAGAAATCTTCTATATATATCCTGAGGAAAGATATTATCTTGCAAACGTTATACCGCTTGATTCGCCAGAGAAGGAAGTGATCGTAGTGATGTTTGATATAACAGAATTTAAAAGGCTTGAGAATATTAAGGCTGATTTTATAGCCAACGTATCGCATGAGTTAAGAACTCCGCTTACTGCGATTAAAGGGTATACCGAGACATTGGAAGAAGACGCCTTTGAGAGCCCTCAAGACCAAAAGCATTTTTTAAGAATTATAAAAAGACACGCCGACAGATTAATCAATATTGTGTCTGATCTATTGGTGTTATCAGAAGTAGAAGGTCGTGATGCGCTGTCTAATGAAAACGAGGGCGGAGACTTTGAAGATGTTAACGTAAATGAAGTAATAAGGTCATCTCTGGACGCCCTTAAATCAAAAGCCTCTGAAAAGGGACTTAAAGTGGAGTTCAAATCCCCAACTAGTAGTCAAATCATAACAGCAAATAGATTCTTACTTGAGCAAATGTTTATAAACTTAATAGATAATGCTGTTAAATATACCCCAGAGCTTGGCGAGGTTGGGATAGAGCTTTACCCTTCTCATGATGAACTTAGAATAGAGATTTACGATACTGGGATCGGTATACCCAAAGAGAGTCTTCCTAGAATATTTGAAAGGTTCTACAGGGTCGACAAAACCAGGAGCCGAAAAATGGGAGGAACCGGTCTTGGGCTTAGTATTGTAAAACACATTGTAATAATCCACGCTGGAAAAATAGATGTACAAAGTGAGGAAGGCAAAGGAAGCAGGTTTATTATAACCCTGCCCAAAAAAGTTTAGTTCACTTCCTAACTTCCCGCTGGATAGGAACCAAGCACTTTTAGAAATATACAGTTTTTATCAAGCTTCTTTAGTAAAGACTTAACAACTTTATCCTGAGCGTGTCCCTTAAAATCTACAAAAAACAGATATTCCCAAGGTCTTTCTTTTGATGGTCTGGATTCAATTTTCGTAAGGTTTATGCCAGCCTCACCAAAGGGTTGAAAAAAGGACTTTTGCAAAGCGCCCGGTTTGTCCTTTAATGAGAAAACAATTGAAGTTCTGTCATCTCCGGTAGGTTTATTCGTTTTGTTTCCTATAACAAAAAACCTTGTGGTGTTAAGGCTGCTTTCTTCAATGTTGTTTTGAATGACTTTAAGTTTGTATATCGAAGCGGCATGCTCACTTGCTATGGCTGCTGTGTTTTTTCTCCTAGAGGCAATTCTAGCTGCCTCTGCAGTACTGGCAGTCTCCAAAATCTCACAGT
Above is a window of Thermodesulfobacteriota bacterium DNA encoding:
- a CDS encoding ATP-binding protein, translated to MSIFWKQFISSFLIIVLVLFIFTFLIIGELNKYDKSLTKERLLTAANLSTEVLVPTLRNPDIDRVQSVVSNLGEKTGVRITVIDAKGIVLGDSTKNPREMENHSARPEIVQAYNNQIGESTRYSSTLQKEMFYVAVPYSSNNGQAPTVIRTALPLSIIEQALIPLESKVIYMGIGMTLLALILSLLVSRTTTRSLSGIINISEELAKGNLNVDIPVSESKGEIPKITKALNHMTQKLNEVFKQLSYEKNQLEAVLSAMSEGVMVVSAKGNIVIINDALTKMFNLVDKPVQKPFWEVLRNREVITLIESVLEEWQPDTKEIFYIYPEERYYLANVIPLDSPEKEVIVVMFDITEFKRLENIKADFIANVSHELRTPLTAIKGYTETLEEDAFESPQDQKHFLRIIKRHADRLINIVSDLLVLSEVEGRDALSNENEGGDFEDVNVNEVIRSSLDALKSKASEKGLKVEFKSPTSSQIITANRFLLEQMFINLIDNAVKYTPELGEVGIELYPSHDELRIEIYDTGIGIPKESLPRIFERFYRVDKTRSRKMGGTGLGLSIVKHIVIIHAGKIDVQSEEGKGSRFIITLPKKV